The sequence CTAATCTGCCACAGGTATCAATATCACCCACCACCAGTGTAGGATCAGAAAAGGTGTATGATCTTGGTACGGGAACATATTATATAGTTTCATTTTCAAACAGCTCTCCAGCACTAAGCTATACCTATCTAAAGGTAAGCAATGTTTTAATCACTGGAGTTTTAACAGTAATAGGACTAATATTGTTCATTGCAGGAGTTATCATAACGATCATAGGGGCGGTAATGAAGAAAAAGAGAGATGAAAAATAGAGAATGTATATAACAATAAATTTAAAAAGTGAAAAATCGATATATCAGCAGATATATGATAATATCATAAGTGGTATTGTTTCTGGAGAGTTAAGAGAAGGCACAATTTTGCCTTCAGCAAGACAACTAAGTGCAAGTCTTGGGGTCAACTTTCATACGGTTAACAAAGCGTACAATATACTTAAAAATGACGGATTTTTGATACTGGACAGAAAAAAAGAGTTTGTGGTACAGAAAAAAATTCAAAGAAATGCAGATTTTGTTAATAAATGGAAAGAGGAAGAAGCGAAGCATATAAACGAAGCGCTGGCTAACGGTTTGTCTGAAAATGAAATATTTGATATATTAAAAAAAATACTAACCGAAAAGGTGAAAATGAATGATTGACGCAATGTTTTATATAATGCTATTTTTAATGCTCTTTATTGGATTAATGTATTTTTTAATGCCCTATCTAATTCCGAAAAACTTGCAGTTTGGAGTACGAATACCACCAGAATATTATAATGAGAAGATAATTGGAACTTACAGGAAACTTTACTGGACAGATACCTTAATTATCACGGTCTTGATGATGATATTGCTCTATTCCTCCTCCTCCAGCATATTTATTTTATTCATTTATCTTCTATTGCTGTTCATAAATTATTATCTCTTTCACCGACTGCTTTTGAACATTAAACTTAAAAATAACTGGTACGCTAACGTGAATGAAGGAACAGTTGCCAAAATAGAAAAAAAGCCACAAAAGATAAAATTTAATATGTTCTTGTGGTCTATTCCGAACATAATTTTGATTTTGATATCTATATTTATATTGATTCTTGTGTATCCTTCATTGCCGGCGATTATACCCATTCATTTCAACGCTAGCGGAGTTGCAAACGGCTG comes from Thermoplasmata archaeon and encodes:
- a CDS encoding GntR family transcriptional regulator, coding for MYITINLKSEKSIYQQIYDNIISGIVSGELREGTILPSARQLSASLGVNFHTVNKAYNILKNDGFLILDRKKEFVVQKKIQRNADFVNKWKEEEAKHINEALANGLSENEIFDILKKILTEKVKMND